One window of Pseudacidobacterium ailaaui genomic DNA carries:
- the rlmB gene encoding 23S rRNA (guanosine(2251)-2'-O)-methyltransferase RlmB, protein MEVLYGLHPVEEALRAGRRRFDHVCIARERQDQRLQRVVDLCREAGVRLRFEPREHLTRLAKTPGHQGVVAVVREKATLELEDLLQSPADGRARLLLALDGVEDPQNLGALLRTADGAGVDGVVLTERRSAPLSPVAVKASAGAAEHVPIARVVNLSRAMEQMKQQNLWCVGLDERGTLSYDEFDFTSNTVVVLGREGAGLHDLVKRHCDHLLRIPMAGKVASLNVSVAGAVVLYEAARQRRAKAGKSVSPPKKKEKRGLGLSS, encoded by the coding sequence ATGGAAGTCCTTTATGGCCTGCATCCGGTTGAAGAGGCCCTGCGGGCAGGAAGACGCCGGTTTGACCATGTCTGTATCGCACGCGAGCGGCAGGACCAACGGCTGCAACGAGTAGTGGATCTCTGTCGAGAGGCAGGAGTCCGACTGCGGTTTGAACCACGAGAGCATCTGACTCGCCTGGCAAAGACCCCGGGACATCAAGGTGTTGTGGCTGTTGTAAGAGAAAAGGCGACTCTGGAGCTCGAAGATCTGCTGCAGTCTCCTGCGGACGGACGAGCGCGCTTGCTGCTTGCCCTGGATGGTGTGGAGGACCCCCAGAATCTGGGGGCACTGCTGCGTACGGCCGATGGGGCAGGGGTGGATGGAGTCGTCCTGACCGAGCGGCGGTCCGCACCCCTGAGTCCAGTAGCGGTGAAGGCATCTGCAGGGGCGGCGGAACATGTTCCGATTGCCCGCGTCGTGAACCTTAGCCGCGCCATGGAGCAGATGAAGCAACAGAATTTGTGGTGTGTGGGGCTCGATGAACGCGGTACCCTCTCTTACGATGAGTTTGATTTCACGTCTAACACTGTAGTTGTCCTTGGGCGGGAAGGGGCAGGACTGCATGATCTGGTGAAACGGCACTGTGATCACCTTCTCCGCATACCGATGGCCGGTAAGGTGGCATCTCTGAATGTTTCCGTAGCAGGAGCGGTTGTTTTGTATGAGGCTGCGCGGCAAAGGCGGGCAAAGGCGGGGAAAAGTGTGTCGCCGCCCAAGAAAAAAGAAAAAAGAGGTCTGGGTTTAAGTTCATGA